GACCAATGGCACTCTACAGGGACAGTTCGGGGGTCTGAGCCCTCTTGGTCCCAGGAAGCCATAGGAACAGGGAGCATAGCTTCTGCCCAGAGTGTCAGGCACTTCGAATGGACGCGCCAAAGACACCTGCTCAACAGGGCTAAGGAAGGTCAGCGGGACGGGGACAGGGACAGGGCAGGAGGACACAGAGTGGGCGCCAGTTCACGCACCAACAGGTGGGCAGGTTGAGTGTGATGCTGGTCCCCACATCTGGCCCGAACTGCAGGTAGCCCAGGCAGCCGAGGCTGATGTAGAGAGCGGTGACGAGGCTCATGCCCACGTACAGCAGCAGCGGGAACCGCCACGGCTCCTTCATCTTGTTCTCCAGGGGCAGCACCTGTGGGCAGAGGGCACCCAGCATTCGGCACCAAGCATCCTGGATCCAGCACcgattttttttatcacatcctgtgctgctcaggggttcctcctggttctgtgctcagatattcactcctagcagtgaacatatggaaccatataggatgccggggattgaacctgggtctgctgccgtgcaaagcaaaagccctacttgctgtgctatcactgcagtgCCAAGCACCCTGAACTCAACACTTTGCACCCAGCACCAGGTAACCAGAGCTCAACATCCTGTGCCCAGCCCCACCTGGTGTCCAACATAGGCCGTGGGGAGTGGAGAATGGACTCTGAGGCAGCTGAATCCTCATGCCCAGGAGACATAGCCCAGCAATCGAAGAAGCCCCAAATGTGGCAACTGTGCCACCCACTCCCTAGGCACAACACTCCCTAGAGACCCTTCAGTCCAGGGAACCCCACGACCCCCTCACGATCTCCCACTAGATGTCTCCACAGCCTCCTCAGCACCCCAAGGTTTGCTCACCACCCCGATGCCTTCGAAGGCGAAGATGGCTTGGCCAAAGAAGAGGGGATATGTCCGCCACGAGGCCATGAGGGGCAGGGCGTGGGGGTCCGGGATCCTCTGTGGGGAGAGAACAGATGAGCTGGCACACTGGCCTGGCACAGAGCAAGGTTGGGCTGGAGCCCTGACAACCTGCCACTACATGTCTCTGAAGCTTGTTCAAACCCAACTGTCTACAGCCATCCTAGGAGAGAGGTCAGCCCCAATGTCCATCCTCAGTACAGGGCCCTTAGAGGAGGGTGGGACAGGACAGAGAGCAGAGCCTGGGGGCTGCCAGAAGGGCAGGAGGGGACAGGAGGGGGTGTATGTGGCAGGGTCTGGAGGGTGAGATGGTCAGGGGACAGGAGGGTCAGAGCCAGGGGCTGGGGGCTGAAGAGGGGGGTCATGGTCCTTCAGGGACCAGCTCTTGAGGCTCCATCAGCAGCAGGTGTGACGTGCCAGTGACTTAGGGCAGCCAGAGACGAGGCAGAAACCAGGACACCAGGGGCATGATTAGGGCAAGGGGGTGGCGTGGCAGGGACCTGGGCAGGGGGCGGGTGGGGCTGAGCGCACCTGTACCAGCAGCTGGAAGATGAGCACCAGGCTGACGAGCATGCTGACGTTGGCCACCGTGGACAGCACGGCCAGCACGTGCAGGCTCCGCACGAAGACCAGCAGCACCAGGAAGGGCAGCAGGAGCAGCATGTAGAGACGCACGTCCATGGTGGACTGGGGCAGCACTAGTGTGGCATTGGTATGGCAGTCGCTGCTGGTGGCGTTGGCCACCCCTACCACCTGTGAGATCGGGGAGGAAGAAGTGGGCTTTGGGGACCCTCCCCTGCGGCCGGGCAGGCAGCAGGACCCTCCAAACCGTTCACACCAAGTCTTCAGGTGGGTCAGAGCCAGACCAGCGTCCAGCACCGGCCCTTTCCTATCCTTCCCACAGGCCACCCCGTCAGGAGACCCAGCGTGTcgcagcccagcccagcccaccaGGCCCAGCCCAGCATGGCTCAGACTACCAGTGCCGGCTCACAAGACCCACCTGCCTAACATTGTCAGCCAAGAAGACAAAGTAGGCAGAGCAGAAGCCGAGCTGGGTGACAATGAGGAAGAAATCCACCATGTACCTGCAGGACAGGCAAGGACAGAACACCATGAAGATGGGGAGTCCGAGACAAGCTGGGGTGCCCTACAGGTCTGCATAGAACCCGGACAGCAAGAGGCAGGGCAGATCTGCCACCCAAGTCACCCCTGAGTCCCATTCACACTTTGGGCCCATCCCAGTCCCTTCCACTTCAGGCCTGGCCCACCCCGGGGTTCCCCATCACAGGCCTCACCCGGTACCCTCACCTGCCCCAGCGGGCGTAGTTCTgaagccaggggctggagcaggatTCCAAGCCATACATGACCGCATCTCCATAGTCCACGAAGGGCTTGTTAAGCCTGCGAGGAAAGAGGGGGCCATGAGCCGGGCAGCGCTGTGCTCTGTCAGGGCTGGGAGGGCGCTGGGAAAGGcaggacgggacgggacgggactCACCTGCCACATAAGTGGTGGGCACACTTGACCAGGAGCCCCATGCAGTGCACGGCCACCATGCCCATCACCAGCAGGCTGAGGGGGCCCATCTGGGGGTGCAGAGGACACCAGGGTTAAGGGCTATCTGCTGCCCAGCTTGTGGACAAACAAGGAGTAGGCAGGGGAGGTTTCTTCTCAGAGCCAGGATGCTCTGTGTAAGGGCTCGCAGGTGCACATATACAGGACAGGCATGTACAAACAGGCACATGCTGATGCACACACACACGGGTTtacatgcacaaacacacacacacaaccaggcAGATGCACACATAGAGGCAGATAGGCACACACATGTGTGTATAGACAGTCATACATACAGACAAGCACATATACAAGCAAAACACACGTACAGGCCCACAGGCACACACGTGCAGGCTTGCACTGGCGCAGCACAGTGCTGGCACCAGCTCACCAGCAGGCCGGCGTTCTTCACGGCCAATGGCAGCCCCAGGAGGCCCGTACCGATGTTCCCCTTCAGCAGGTGGACCAGCGTCTGGAACCATCTGCAGAGACAAAGGGAGACGGAGGAAGGGCAGAGGTTTTGGCGAGGACAGCACCAGCCTCGGTCCCAGGCTCTAGCAGAACCAGACTTCTCCCCGATGTCCAGTGCAGGCTGGCTCTCCCCCAGGGCCCCTCTGCGTGGCCTGTGCAGGCTGCCTGctccccgtgctgccaggaggtCCTGCATCGGGGCGCTGGCACTCACAGGGTAAGCAGCGGGAGGGAGGCAGGATGAGTTGGGGCCAGGCAGAGACATGGCCCAGAGGGGCTGCACTGTCGGCAGAAGCGAGACGCAATTCTACGCCACTGCGAGAGTGATCCAAGGCTCTGGTGGGAACCCCAGGTGCCCCGGGAGAGAGCACAGGCCAGGTCACTCACGTAGTGCCCTGGCTCTCTCCGAGGCGCTGGTAGGAGCCGAGCGAGGCGGCGCCATGCAGCTCTTCCGACGGGGTCTCCATGGGGCTGGCATCTGTCGAGCTGTAGTCTTGGTAGTCATCCCGGCGAAGGCGCTGATGGGACATGGTGGCTGCGGGGACAGGGTTCGGGGGAACTGCTGGGTCAACCGCAGAGCACAGAGGGGCTGGAGTCGAGAGGGCCCCTATGCAGGCATCTGGCACAGGAGCGGAAGAGCCCCTGGTTGCCCAGCCCCACCCAGGAACTTAGGGGGTAGGGggtgcaggcaggcaggcggtGACCTTGATGTTCCCAGGGGCCACTGCTCCTAGCACAGCTTAGAGGCAGTCAGTATTTTTGGAGGGTAGCGCTCAGGCTTCGGGCACACCTGACCAGtagtctggctctgcactcagaaatcgctcctagcaggctcgggggaccatacgaaaTGCCAAGAATCggacctgggtccatcctgggtcggctgcatgcaaggcaaatgccctacggttgtgctctctctccagccctaatcacCTTTTTTGGAgggttcacatctggcagtgctcgggagttatttctggctctgcacacaggaatcactcctggagggctcaggagaccataagggatgctgaagatcgaaaCCAGGTCGGCCATATGCGCACTAAGCACCCTTCCCATtacactatcattctggtccaatTCACCCTTTTGtagtttgctttggggccacaccaggctgtgctcagggcttactcctagctctgctcttagaatcactcctgtgggggcttggaggaccatatgggatgccagagatcgaaccagggCCAGCTATGCGCAAGGCAAGCCTCCTCccggctgtactattgcttcggccccaggGCAAAACACCACTACTGTCCTAGAACCCAATCACCAACAACAACATCAGCCGCCACCATGCCTGTCCCCCACAGACCCGCTCCCCAATCAGATATCCCAACCCCCAGCCATAGACCCGCCCCCATCCCCACAGCCCTCGCTGACATGGTATGACTGCCCAGGTCAGGCTGATAGGACATTAAGATCTGCCCCCATTACGGGTTCTCACTTGTCACTAGGTGGAGACAGGGGTACACGGGGGCTCCCTGGCTCCTCTCACTGGGGTTGCTTTGGATGGGAAGAACAGCATGGGGGTTCCTAAGTCAGGAGACCCCAAGTCACCATGCTGGTGAGAAACTGCTGGAGGAGCCACATTCACACTGGGGAAGAAGCAGACCCTGTCCTGACATCACGGTGGGGGGTTCAGCACATATATGGGGGGGAGGAAAacagaggaagggaaagagggaagagggaggacgGTGAGAAAgtaagagaggaaagggaagaggaagggagctagaagaggaaggagagggagggggagagagggaaaaaggagagaagggagagagagataggctAAAGGTCAGGGGGAGGGaagacaggaggaggaggaggaggaggaggtgggtgGGAGTGGGAGGGAGACAGAGGGGCAGGGGACAGCAGGTTGGGAGCAGCCAGCAGAAACATCTTAAGAGTGAGAAGCTTCAGAGAGGTGGGCCTTGTGGCTGCAGCCAGCAGGGGACCAAATGGACGAGTGTCCTTGGGAGGGAGGGTCCCAAGAGCCTAGAGCCTGGCAGGGACAGCCCTGAGGCTGATGCAGTCACAGGATACACACACCACACCATCAGAGAACCACTGACAGACACTGCACTACGACCTCTGCTGACCAACATCCATCCACTGCAGACCCACACTGACAGGTGGCCACTGCACCCCGTTATTTGCTGATGCCCACGATGGCACTGTCCCCACTGACAGGTCCCCTGTACTGACCCCGCGGTGAGATGGTCTAAGACTCAGCACCTTGTACCTGTGGAGCCCAAGAGCCATCTACCAAGCCCACAGCACCCCAGAGCTGGCACCACAGACCACCACAATCCAATAGTCGAATCAGATGTGGGTGCAGCAGGCTCAGGCATGATGGATCAGATTCCAGCACACACACCCCAGAGTCAGCCCTCTTGGGTCTACTGCCCACTACAATGTCCCTCTATACCCACAGCTCCAAAATAAAAGATGGTGAAAAGTCAGTGGGACCCATACCAGAAACCTGAAGGGCAGATGTAGGGTCTTCATGGGTACAGGGGTAGGGGGAGCTCAGAAACCTCACATCACAAACCCTGCCATGGCAACGAAGGATAGCAGCCTCCACCAGCAGCTGAACAGAGCCTGGGATTTGGAGTGGCCTCTACCTAGGGTTTGGAGTGCGAAGGGACAGTAAGAATTGCAGCCTCCCCAGGTTTGGAGGACAGTCCTGAGATCCACACTAGGAACCCAAGCTGAACTCACACATCAGGCCTGATCTGGCCAGAAATTGGGGTTCCCCACTTATAGGAGGGGAGCGGAACTAAGCCTGAGGGTGCTGCAGAGGGTGCCCCTAGAACCTCACAAGTCCCCAGTGCCCCACaaacccccagcaccccacaaaCCTCTAGCCCTTCCAGCCCCCACATCCCCCTTTCTTcctaaaaagaaaacaggaaaggacAGAGtaatgagtgacttctgagcacagagccaggagcaacccctgagcaaaaatttaaagaatggaaaaagaaatggaagagctAGAAGAGGAAAAAACAAGCCCTGCCACTCTGCCAGAGTCCACGAGGGAGGGATGACACTTCCTGGCAAGGACAGGGGGACAGACACTCCGGGGCAGGGACAGTGAGAGGGACAACTAACTCCCAGGCAGAGATAGACATGGAAGGTTCCCACAGGCACCAACATCCCAGTATGTGGgcagccaggccaggccaggcatcAACTGACAGAGAAGCGGGGCACTCAGCAACCAGGCCTGGCCATCACTCCCAACCCTGGGCCCATGCAGAGAAGCCAACTGGGGCCATCATTTCCAGGATGAGAAAAATCTATGTCCACTACTCTATGCTCAGTGCTCTGGGTGTCCCCAAACCCCTTCTTGTGGCCCTTCCAGTGGGCCCCACTGGCCCTGTGGTAACCCCAGGCGAGCATCAACATGGCCTGGTCAGGGGAGCCCCTATTCGTAGAGTCAGAGCTGGGAAGAAAAGCTCTAAGGCTTTTCCAAGCCCCCCAAATGGCCAACCTCCCAATGGTCAGCTCCCTGGAGGCCAGCAGGGGTTGGGGGACCAACTTGGGGGAAGATGGGGTCGATGTCCAAGGCGGCTCTGAAGGTCTGCAGGGCCCCTGAGGCCACTGGGCATGGGGTCAAGGGTCCTGTGGAGCCTGGCAGAGTCCCATGACTGCACGCCCAGACCCCAGGCTGAGAAAATCTAGGTCCACTGCTCTATGTTCACTGATCCGGGTGTCCCCAAAACCCTTCTTGTGGCCCTTCCAGTGGGTCCCACTGGCTCTGGGGCAACCCCAGACGAGCATCGACATGTTCTGGGCAGGGGATCCCCTATTCCTAAAGAGGGCCAGAGCTGAGAAGAAACGCTCTAAGGTATTTCCAAGCCCCCCAAATGGCCAACCTCCCAATGGTCAGCTCCCTGGAGGCCGGCAGGGGTTGGGGACCAACTTGGGGGAAGATGGGGTCGCTGTCCAGGGTGGCTCTGAAGGGTCTGGAGGGCCCCTGAGGCCGCTGGGCACGAGGTCAAGGGTCCCAGGCCTGCACCTCCAAAACCCGGGGTGCAGCACGCCTGCAGGGGGCTGCAGCCCACTTGATGCAAGGCCCGACCCAGCACccaggccctgccaggagcactttgcAAAGGAAAGAGCCACGATCGGAACCCACGCCCTGCCAGGCCTCGGGGGAACTAAGGACGGGAGCTCCCCGAGTCTCCCCGGGGTCCTGGGCTGCGGCCCCCGCGCGCGCACTCACCCGCCGGGGCTCCGGGACCACGACCAAGGCGCTTCCGGCCTGCCCGTCACGTGACGCGCACCAGGACGCAGTCACGTGATCCCGTTCCCGGGTCTGCGGCGGCCTCTGGTGGCGGGTGGCGGTAGTGCGCCTCCGTCCCgggccttttcttttttgttgttgttgttgttagtttgttttggggccacacccggcggtgctcaggggttactcctggctgtctgctcagaaatagctcgtggcaggcacgggggaccatgtgggacgccgggattcgaaccaaccaccttaggtcctggatcggctgcttgcaaggcaaacgccgctgtgctatctctccggtcggGCCTTTTTTGGGGGTCCAGGAGGCAGCGCCCTGACTCACTGTAGGATGGGAGCAAGGCTGTGTTGGAAGGGATGGGTGCAAGCGGGAAAGGCTGCTCTGCACCCAGAGTTTCTTTGTAACATTCTCTACCTGGTATTAAGAAATTaaatggggggcccggagagatagcacagcggcatttgcctcgcaagcagccgatccaggacctaaggtcggtggttcgaatcccggtgtcccatagggtcccccgtgcctgccaggagctatttctgagcaaacagccaggagtaatccctgagcactgccaggtgtgacccaaaaaaaaaaaaagaaagaaattaaatggggactggagagatagcatggaggtaaggcgtttgcctttcatgcaggaggtcatcggttcgaatcccagtatcccatatggtcccccgtgcctgccaggagcaatttctgagcctggagccaggaataacccctgagcactgccgggtgtgacccaaaaaccataaaaaaaaaaaagaaattaaatggatttaaaaaaaatgaatgaaatgaataaaaatcccCTAAgggtatgaatattgattaattAAACAGAATAAATGAAAGCCCTACTGGTacaataaattgattttaaaaataaggaccttacatccagaaggacgatggtttgaatcctggcatcccatatggtcccccgtgcctgccaggggcgatttctgagcacagagcaaggagcaacctctgagcgctggcgggtgggacccaaaaaccaaaataaataaataaataagggccagagagatagcatgaaagaagggcatttgccttgcatgcaggacagtggttcgaactccgatatcccatatggtcccccaagcttgccagaggcgatttctgagtgtagatccaggaataacccctgagcgcttcagggtgtgacccaaaaaccaaaaaaataaataaataaataaataaataaataaataaataaataaataaataaataagggccagagagatggcatggaggtagggtgtttgccttgcatgcagaaggatggtggttcgaatcccagtattccatatggtcccctgagcctgccaggtgcgatttctgagtgaaaagccaggagtaacccctgagcgctgccaggtgtgacccaaaaaacaaaaaaagaaagaaagaaaccagacatacaataaaataaagaaataaaataaaaataaaataaagaaaaaagaaaaggaaagaataagagggaaagggccagaaagatagcacagtagtagggtgtttgctttgcaagcagccaatccaggacaaatggtgattcaaatcctggcatcccatatggtcccccaagcctgccatgagtgatttctgagcgtagagtcaggaggaacacctgagcgctgACTAGTGTgaccgaacaaacaaacaaacaaaaatcccctaACTGGTTGCaaaggagggatggagagagaggagagaaaaaaagagagagaaggaggagaaaggagacagagaaaaggaagagagaaatggggagagaggtgagaggaagagaggaaggagagaagagggagagaagagagaaaaggggagagaggtgagagagaaaggagaggaggagagagaaagaaaggagaaagaagggggagagatatgaggggagagaggagagaagagaggagagaagagagagagaaagaggagagagaagagggagaaaggagagagtaggGGAGAGAGTggtgagaaaaaggagagagaagggggagagagaggagacaaagagaaaggagagaagggaagagaaagggaagagaggggcagggaagagagaagaggaatggagagagggagggagagggaatagaaGAAGGATAAAGAGAAACACATCTgcctgggccagagcgataatacagtggttagggcgtttgccttgcttgcagctgacacaggacagccCAGAactggacccgggtttgatctctggcatcccatatggtcccccaagccttccaggagctatttctgaatgcagagccaggagtaacccctaagcccaccagatgtggtcccaaaccccCTGCTCCCAAAATAGTCTGCCatggaggcaggcaggagggacagCGGAGGGGAGAAAAGCTAGGGATTTTGGTGgagggaaaagtgcactggtgaagagtgttgagcatgactgaaactcaatcatgagcaactttgtcaCTATACttttcatgatgattcaattaaagaacttagttaaggggccggagagatagcatggaggtaaggcatttgcctttcatgcaggaggtcatcggttcgaatcccggcatcccatatggtccccgatgcctgccaggagcgatttgagcctggagccaggaataactcctgggcactgccgggtgtgacccaaaaaccacaaaaaaaaaagaagaagaagaagaagaagaagaagaagaagaagaagaagaagaagaagaagaagaagaagaagaagaacttagttaattttgaaaaatcccctggagtgatagtacaacaggcacagcacttccttgcacgcagccagcccagattcaattctcTGCATTCCACTGGGTTTCCTGAGCACcgataggagtaattcctaagtgcagagccagggggaaactctgagcactaccaagtgcaGCCCATCTCTAAAACATTTTCCCTAAAACAACATTTCCCCTAGCTAACTGCTTTGCCTGAGGACACTGAAGGCATAACTTGAAATAATTACAGATGGGCTTGTTTCAAAATAACAGTCACATAGAGTCCAAGAAGAAAAATGCTCCAAAACTTGGAAAGGTTCCATTCTGCTGGGTCACTCCCAGTTTAGGATGGCAGGAGTGCCCCAGGCTAACACACAGCCAAGCTTTCTTCGTCAGACTTGGATTGGGGGGAAAGGATGGTGGAGACAGGGAGTGGAGTCGATGCCACGCTGGCAGCAGGCAGGCAGCTGAAGCAAGAAGAGGCTGGTCGGGGAGGAGCGCTGGCTGGGGCACAGAACCGCTGCCATGGAACACCGCAGAGCCACACACAAGCTCCCTGCGTGACCCAACAAGCCCGAGCCTCGGGCTCTTCCACATGGGCTAGGACTGGAGTGGGGCAGACCTGAGCAGAATGCTGGGCTATAGCTCTGCTGATGTAAGTGATGTAAGTGATGTAAGTGATGTAAGTGATAGTGCCTCTACAGAGAGGAATGAAtgtggttggggctggagagatagcatgggtgtttgccttgcatgcagaaggacggtggttcaaatcctggcattcattatggtcccccgagcctgccaggagtgatttctgagcttagagctaggagtgacccctgagcgctgccaggtgtgacccaaaaacaaaacaataaaaaaagaatgtgacggagagatagcacagcggcgtttgccttgcaagcagtcgatccaggacccaaggtggttggttcgaatcccggtgtcccacagggtcccccgtgcctgccaggagctatttctgagcagacagccaggagtaactcctgagcaccgccaggtgtggcccaaaaaaaaaaaaaaaaaaaaaaaagaatgtgataaaCTGACCTAGCTAGCTGTGGGTGCCAATATCCTGTCCCAACTTGCATATACCCAGTCACAGAACCATGGCTATgggagggagagcatttgccttgcacgcagccaacctaggtttgatctcaaaCACCCCAAAGAGCAACCCCAAGttcgccagaagtgatccctgtgtgcagacccaggagtaagtcctgcagAGTATGAACAAAGCAGTGTCTGATCCAATAAACaagactttaaagaaaaaaaaaagcacagaggcCAGACGGGTAGGACATTCGCCTTacatgcatgcagtcaactcaggttaactctctggcatcccatatagtcccctgaccctGTCAGAAATTTCTGaggacaggggccgggaaggtggcgctagaggtaaggtgtctgccttacaagcgctagccaaggaacggaccgcggttcgatcccccggcgtcccatatggtccccccaagccaggggcgatttctgagcacatagccaggagtaacccctgagcgtcaaacgggtgtggcccaaaaaccaaaaaaaaaaaaaaaaagaaatttctgaggacagagccagaagtaacccctgtgcattgcagggtgtggccccaagacaaaacaaaacaaaaagaaccacagCCATGTAAAGTGCATACAACTTCACACATGTCCCATAGTGGTCCACATGTGACCCGCACATGGTCCACACGGAGTTCATACCCAGACTCTCAGGTGGCCTACATGTGGTTCATACCTTATCTGAGCTCACACAAGGCTTATGCCTGTAAGGCTTGCAGGGATTAAAA
The sequence above is a segment of the Suncus etruscus isolate mSunEtr1 chromosome 8, mSunEtr1.pri.cur, whole genome shotgun sequence genome. Coding sequences within it:
- the LOC126015496 gene encoding proton-coupled amino acid transporter 1-like, producing MSHQRLRRDDYQDYSSTDASPMETPSEELHGAASLGSYQRLGESQGTTWFQTLVHLLKGNIGTGLLGLPLAVKNAGLLMGPLSLLVMGMVAVHCMGLLVKCAHHLCGRLNKPFVDYGDAVMYGLESCSSPWLQNYARWGRYMVDFFLIVTQLGFCSAYFVFLADNVRQVVGVANATSSDCHTNATLVLPQSTMDVRLYMLLLLPFLVLLVFVRSLHVLAVLSTVANVSMLVSLVLIFQLLVQRIPDPHALPLMASWRTYPLFFGQAIFAFEGIGVVLPLENKMKEPWRFPLLLYVGMSLVTALYISLGCLGYLQFGPDVGTSITLNLPTCWLYQAVKLLYCLGIFFTFALQFYVPAQIIIPFFVARVPEGCELTVDLLVRSALVCLTCVLAILIPRLDLVLALVGSVSSSALALIIPPLLEIATFSSEGLSPLTIAKDALISLLGFLGFVAGTYQALNELLFPGHDSLLAHPLRASA